The Chanodichthys erythropterus isolate Z2021 chromosome 12, ASM2448905v1, whole genome shotgun sequence genome contains a region encoding:
- the LOC137031722 gene encoding thymosin beta-11-like gives MSDKPNLDEVTSFDKSKLKKTETQEKNPLPSKETIEQEKQAAS, from the exons ATGTCTGACAAACCAAACCTGGATGAGGTCACCAGCTTCGACAAAAGCAAGCTGAAGAAGACTGAGACACAGGAGAAAAATCCACTGCCATCTAAAGAAA CCATTGAACAGGAGAAGCAGGCGGCCTCATGA